The genomic region CATATCATACCAAAGTCAGCGTTTGGACAATCATTTGCATGATCAGAGTCTGAAGTCAATAATCGTATTAGATCCCATTACCATCGGTGAACGTGGCTCAATTGACGTAAAACTTCCGATTTTGAACCCGCATATTATTCCGATTATTGAGCCATATCAGTACCATGAGAAGGAAGCTTTTAAGAAATTGGCTGGCGATCCATCTCGATTCTTATCATCTCTAGTGAGTAACTTGCCCATAAATATCGACAAGGTGTTCCTTATCAGCAAGTATGGTGGATTGCCGTCTGTGGAAAGACATACAAACAGCCATGTCTTTGTAAATTTGTCACAAGAATATCGAGAATTGAGAAACAgttatcaaaatcaattggaGAAACTAGAATCTATTCAAGTGGATAATACTGAGAAGAATTTGGTAGAATCTCTACAattatttttgaatcaGGATAAGATTCTTAGTAACAGCGATCAACTGAAATGTCATATGGAAGACCTTGAAATCATGAATAAAACGCTATCAGTTCTACCACATTCGTCTACTGGGCTAATTACCACTATTTTAGCAGGGTCCAAATTATCAGATAATAACCCATTGGTATATAATATCTTGACTGATCGTTCATTGATATCGTCATCTTTACCTCGATTCAAAAGATCGGCTGCGGCTCAATCGAAAAGCTGGTATGAGCTTCCATCTTCCAACGTGGAAGAGGAAGTCACTTCCGCAAACGATTCAGTTCTTGTGACTACAGTTTTCAAGAAGGGGATTGATATCCATATATTTGACTTCAGGACTTTGACCGATGATAATTCCATAGGTCTACCACCATCGCAAGCTACTCAAACTGGCAAATCTGACCCAGTATCGAAAAAACTCGATTTGAATAAACTGAATGGGATAATCAATTCAAGTTTTAAAAGGTCATTGGACCTATCACATTATCTCGGCAGGATCAATGGTAACATAGCGAGCATAATCGTAATAGGAGATTATGAAGGTATTGCAATTTTGACATACGAAGGGCCAAAGGACAAGCAATTCGTATATTTGGACAAATTTGCGGTAGCACAAAAATTAAAGGGCTCTCTCGGAATATctgatatcattttcaatcTGATGTTTCGCAAGTTCCCACACGAACTAATTTGGAGATCTCGTGAAGACAACGTAGTAAATAAATGGTACTTCCAAAGAAGTACCGGAGTGCTTCATTTATCTTTAGACCTAGGTAATGATGATCAGAAGCAGagtattttcaaattgttctATTATGGGAATCCGGAAAGCGAGTCATTCCATAACGTCGAAAGATTGAGAGACTACGCTAAATACGTCAGGGATATTACTCCAAGTTGGCATAAATGATCAAACTTATGCCAATTTACATGTACATAAATTAGTTtatttatcattttgaaGACATTTCAACACCTTTTGTTCATTGGACAGATtagaaaataaagaaaaagtcCTTGTCACACATTAATTTTGATTGATGACAACTGGCACATTAATCTGTCGATGTTTCGGACTATCCCTGTTACATGTGATGGATTCTTTCTCTTCGATATCAGATGAAATCATGACTGTCATTGGCTATATATCTGGTGGTGTATATTAATGCAACTGGTGCTCTAGCATGACTGTGTTGATGGTCATTATCCAGATATAATACATCAATATATATTAATTCAGACTACTTAAGGATGTTTCACCTTGTAAGCCTCCCTTTATAATCTCGGTACTTAACCGCCTGCTGTATCGGTAGCTATCCGACGATTGTATCTAACGTGCCTCCAAACGTTTACTCGTGAACAAATAGAGCACTTCCCCAAAAACCATTGAAAGTCAGCTCGTATGGCGCAGTGGTAGCGCAGCAGATTGCAAATCTGTTGGTCCTTAGTTCGATCCTGAGTGCGAgctattttcttttttatttttcaaatccaattctctctttttttatattttgaagacCAGTGCTGATTAGCTACTGCACATGTTTACTGTTACTAGTAGTaacatattcaaatatcaaaaagaCGCCATAAATGGTATTGAAACATGACTAGTTCCACAACAATCCTGATAAGAGCggtttcaattcttgtatATAAGAAAACTACGACAGTGGAATCACTTGACTTGCATTTGGTATAACTTTGGCAGATTCCGAAAGATAGGGTAATTGTTAACGCTACTTCATCAGGTAATATCAATAAGGATTATCAACTAAATTAAGGATGCTATTGAATAAAGGGCTACTAGCAAGTTTGTTAGCTTACACTACAACTGCTTTTGATTTGCAGCATATATTTTACAAAGAACAGTATTCGTGTCCGATTAGTCTACCGGCAAGTTGCTCAAACAACACTGAGATTAAGGATTCCTGCTGCTTTGAATTCCCTGGTGGCATCATGTTACAAACACAATTTTGGGATTACATACCGCCTAAAGGGGTTTCTGACCCGGATGAATTAGTTAGGCATCTAGGGCCGTTGGATTCTTTCACAAACCACGGTTTATGGCCGGATAACTGTGATGGAACCTATGCACAGTTTTGCAATAGAGAAAGTAACATTGATGATGTTTGGCATTTACTAAACGATGATCAGTTCAACGGGAGAGATGATCTTCCGATCAACGGAACTGATTTGTTAGAAACTATGGATATGTATTGGAAAAGTAACACaggtgatgatgaaagttTGTGGGTACACGAATATAATAAGCACGGAACTTGTATTCGAACATTATATCCGGATTGTTATAAAAAATGGGGAGTGGCTGGGAACAGTAAGAAACAAGCAGTTTATGATTACTTCAGAATCGCCATGAAATTATTCCATGATAAAGACACTTATCAGACATTAAAGTCTGCGGGAATTGAACCGAGTGTGGAAAAGAGCTACACCAAACTTGAAATATCGAATGCATTAAAAGAAGGTCACTCTGGTGAAGTAGTACACTTCTTATGTGACAGACATGGTTCCTTGAACCAAATTTGGTACTTCCACTCATTGAAGGGATCCTTATTAGGAGAAAAATTTGTACCTATTTCTGCGCTACCCAAAGGTTCTAATTGTCCGGATGATAATATTAAATGGTATCCAAAGGGGCATGTTCCATCCTCTTATAGACCTCCAAATGGCAACCATCCTGGTACCAGGGGTGTTGTAAGAATTGGTAACGGTAAAGGGTTTCTAATCAAAAATGGACATTGGTATTTAAAGGGAACCCCAGctaatttcttcttgatagAGGCACCATTTGGAAACTATTATTTGAAGACAAGAATGGGATATTGTGGTATCGATAATTCTAATAAAGTGTTGGCATGTAACAAAAACGTTGCCCAAGCCGCTCAATTCGAATATGACGCAAAGAAAGGTTACATTGGATACAACGGAGCTTATGATTGGTATGCAACCAAATATCCAAGGGGTAACCAACAAGCTCCTGTGTACGCAGGTTCAAACGATGATGGATacaatttccaattgaaattcgTAAAAGCCTAGGGTTAAGTTCAATTCTATATAAGACATACggaaacaaaatgataTAAAATATAACAAAATACAACGGCACGAAGCAGCCGAAGCTAATCTAATATATACATAAGAACCTCTTAGTTTCTGGTTTTCCCAGTGACACCTATTAATCTGCTTGTGTTGTCGTCAAAGTTGGATAAATTTCTGGGCTGATTGTGTGGGAAGTGAAAGTTGCTGGAATTATCAACTCTAGTAGATGACGGCTGTTTCCATCCTAGAAGCACTCTAGtatcatcagaatcatGCAAAGCGTTCGCTACCCACTCTGAAGTACTTGAAGTGGAAGGAGCACTTTGGGGTCTATCAAGGTATACACCGTTCCCGTTACTGTTTGGTCCCGCATAATGTCTAGTCCACTTTCCGTTGGCAGACAATTGAGAATTATCCGTATCCGCTTTAACATTGCTATGACTAAGTGCCGCTAGCATTCTTACGCTATCTTGCAACTCAGCCACTTTATTTTGCAAGGCTCTGTTGGAAGCATTTGATTGGTACAGTTCATTTTTGAGAGCTTGTATTTGTAGTTCATGATGGTATAACTTTTTCTCTAGTTCATCAATCTTATTAACGCTAGAGTATATACTATCTAGCCTATTTGTATCAGAGGCTAACGAAGGTAAACTAATCTTTGGCTCCGGTTTCCTGGATAGACCTTCCCTTAATTGGCGTCGAAGAAACTCATCGTCGGTGGGTTTACTACTGTTGACATTTCTATTAATGTAATCGTTGCTGTTTCGTTCTTGCAGCAGTgttggtttctttgaaaactcCATTTTTTTGGTCGGACTCTGGTTCGTCATAAGTTCTTGCAATGTTCTTTTCGAGTTCAGATACTCCTTCCTAATGTTCTGCAAAGTATCATCGTTTTCCAcattattcaaaaactgTGAAACATCCATTATTACGGGAGTAACGGACGGTAGCAGATGAGACGTGAGGTTAGGGAActttttttcgtttctgGTATATCCTCTGCTTGTACACTTAAATTACAATACTTCTCTTAGACATGATCCACACATCGCGCTCTTAAGTCGCAATGTATCGATATTCTCCAATGTTTACACAAACAAATTCGTGAAACCgtcaacaaagaaagagaggGGAAAAAGAAGTCGTATCACGTGcatcaaaaagaaaaaaaaaaaaaaaacaaaataaaacaaaatgcAGATCATCCGGGTAACACATGCACATCGTCTTCCGGCTCTTTCCGGCTCCGCGATCAGTTAACTTCTTCCGTCTTATGGATACCTAAATTTGGTAATATCGTCCCGTCATCACAGCACAACCCATACACCACTTACCAGACAAATCTGAACCTAGCATAGCCCCGAATGTCAGGCtcattatttcatttttctgAACAAGCTGGCAGTGACGTATTTGAATTATACAACTGAGCTCAAGACATTCGTTCAGCAAAAAGCTTAGACTAGTGGGAACCCGTTGTTGGAACCTGTTGACATGAGAGAGCAAAACAGTGGTTATTATTGGCTAGGGTAACTCCATCTTCTCTTCTCGCCTAGAACACTATGATAACAAACTTGTCTATTTTAAGAGCGAATGCGTTGTCAGAACAATGAATAGAATGAGacttctttgatttttttcagaAAGCTTTTCCATGCATTGGAATTGACACGTATATTCCTATGCCGATGGATCCCAATTCAATGCCTCTCGAACAAACGGTACATAACCCAACTGGCATTGCAACAGCACGATGAGTTAATTATATACCTACTACATTCAGAAGTAACAACTCCTACGCAAAAATCTTGCACCTCGCTTGATCGCCCAGTCACACAGCAGATGCAGCGTTTCTGCAAAAACAGGAATTTAAACGGGCACAGCATCGGATCCCAGGATTCATGATTAAACGGTTACTTGCTTACATACACTTCCAAATTTAACTTGCTCTTGCTAGCGAAATTCCATTGATTTCATTAAAGTTCTCAGTATTAATTGCCTTTCAGAACATCCTTCGAATTATGGAACAtggaacaaaaaaaaaaagatccAGTCCTCCTAGTCATTTATATAGAAAACAGAATATATACAGCAGACAGAAATCAGTTTCTGAAATTTTAAGGTATATTGTTTACACAGCACACGGAGCAAAGCAACAACTACA from Kluyveromyces lactis strain NRRL Y-1140 chromosome D complete sequence harbors:
- the RNY1 gene encoding ribonuclease T2 (similar to uniprot|Q02933 Saccharomyces cerevisiae YPL123C RNY1 RNAse member of the T(2) family of endoribonucleases) is translated as MLLNKGLLASLLAYTTTAFDLQHIFYKEQYSCPISLPASCSNNTEIKDSCCFEFPGGIMLQTQFWDYIPPKGVSDPDELVRHLGPLDSFTNHGLWPDNCDGTYAQFCNRESNIDDVWHLLNDDQFNGRDDLPINGTDLLETMDMYWKSNTGDDESLWVHEYNKHGTCIRTLYPDCYKKWGVAGNSKKQAVYDYFRIAMKLFHDKDTYQTLKSAGIEPSVEKSYTKLEISNALKEGHSGEVVHFLCDRHGSLNQIWYFHSLKGSLLGEKFVPISALPKGSNCPDDNIKWYPKGHVPSSYRPPNGNHPGTRGVVRIGNGKGFLIKNGHWYLKGTPANFFLIEAPFGNYYLKTRMGYCGIDNSNKVLACNKNVAQAAQFEYDAKKGYIGYNGAYDWYATKYPRGNQQAPVYAGSNDDGYNFQLKFVKA
- the SPC29 gene encoding Spc29p (some similarities with uniprot|P33419 Saccharomyces cerevisiae YPL124W SPC29 Inner plaque spindle pole body (SPB) component), with translation MDVSQFLNNVENDDTLQNIRKEYLNSKRTLQELMTNQSPTKKMEFSKKPTLLQERNSNDYINRNVNSSKPTDDEFLRRQLREGLSRKPEPKISLPSLASDTNRLDSIYSSVNKIDELEKKLYHHELQIQALKNELYQSNASNRALQNKVAELQDSVRMLAALSHSNVKADTDNSQLSANGKWTRHYAGPNSNGNGVYLDRPQSAPSTSSTSEWVANALHDSDDTRVLLGWKQPSSTRVDNSSNFHFPHNQPRNLSNFDDNTSRLIGVTGKTRN
- the ARG2 gene encoding acetyl-CoA:L-glutamate N-acetyltransferase (similar to uniprot|P40360 Saccharomyces cerevisiae YJL071W ARG2 Acetylglutamate synthase (glutamate N-acetyltransferase) mitochondrial enzyme that catalyzes the first step in the biosynthesis of the arginine precursor ornithine forms a complex with Arg5 6p), whose translation is MIKTWIRCLTTEVRYHQPNAHGRSLVMSVLNSTVTKREAKDYLNKYTDENNHHYCLVFLRHLSEYSDNVLSGFSKTVSRIQTLGLRPILIVDPLCQDISYQSQRLDNHLHDQSLKSIIVLDPITIGERGSIDVKLPILNPHIIPIIEPYQYHEKEAFKKLAGDPSRFLSSLVSNLPINIDKVFLISKYGGLPSVERHTNSHVFVNLSQEYRELRNSYQNQLEKLESIQVDNTEKNLVESLQLFLNQDKILSNSDQLKCHMEDLEIMNKTLSVLPHSSTGLITTILAGSKLSDNNPLVYNILTDRSLISSSLPRFKRSAAAQSKSWYELPSSNVEEEVTSANDSVLVTTVFKKGIDIHIFDFRTLTDDNSIGLPPSQATQTGKSDPVSKKLDLNKLNGIINSSFKRSLDLSHYLGRINGNIASIIVIGDYEGIAILTYEGPKDKQFVYLDKFAVAQKLKGSLGISDIIFNLMFRKFPHELIWRSREDNVVNKWYFQRSTGVLHLSLDLGNDDQKQSIFKLFYYGNPESESFHNVERLRDYAKYVRDITPSWHK